A single genomic interval of Lathyrus oleraceus cultivar Zhongwan6 chromosome 7, CAAS_Psat_ZW6_1.0, whole genome shotgun sequence harbors:
- the LOC127101905 gene encoding uncharacterized protein LOC127101905: protein MEQLQENQVVLQEEVSQMRSQMRQLMETIQAVARGQEIMAKMQEEMNQRASTTNPPTPRTVENPTPVPQVDPPININASGGVPNDNPRPHALEIDDQLDAFFIPRDASQDDAFGSATNKVERKVKAIEEKLKAMGSTDILGLDAAEMCLVPGVIIPAKFKVPDFEKYKGNSDPRTHIRAYCRKMAAYSSDDQLLMHFFQD, encoded by the coding sequence ATGGAGCAACTTCAAGAGAACCAAGTTGTCCTTCAGGAAGAAGTATCCCAAATGCGGTCCCAAATGCGGCAATTGATGGAGACTATTCAAGCAGTCGCAAGAGGTCAGGAGATtatggcaaaaatgcaagaagaaatGAACCAACGTGCCAGTACTACCAATCCTCCTACTCCTCGAACGGTCGAGAATCCGACTCCAGTTCCTCAAGTTGATCCTCCAATCAACATTAATGCATCCGGCGGTGTTCCAAACGACAATCCTCGTCCTCATGCTCTTGAGATAGACGACCAACTTGATGCATTCTTCATCCCAAGGGACGCTTCTCAAGATGACGCCTTCGGTTCCGCAACCAACAAGGTGGAAAGGAAGGTAAAGGCTATCGAGGAAAAGCTCAAGGCAATGGGGAGCACTGACATTTTGGGCCTCGATGCGGCAGAAATGTGCTTAGTACCTGGGGTCATCATTCCGGCCAAGTTCAAAGTtccggactttgaaaaatataagggaaacagCGACCCTAGGACACACATTAGGGCATACTGCCGAAAGATGGCTGCCTATTCCAGCGATGATCAACTTCTAATGCATTTTTTCCAGGATTag
- the LOC127101904 gene encoding uncharacterized protein LOC127101904: MPYSHILPYLLRGSLVQLRELGPPPAVLPPGYDANARCEFHSGAPGHSIENCKALKYKVQDLIDSKAITFAPKRPNVNNNPMPPHNNASVNMMEAGNGRKLMACVDELKTPLIEIKNALMKNNVFPICGNSCEHCLINPQQCGTLKSVIQQLMNQGILVVDCPSTKEDVSTLEIPYDEVPPLQIPYDFSQLTLSTNLVTPIVITVPTPFPYVDTKAVPWMYDTSVYIHGQMVQEEPLKSSDPMINITGTSGVTRSGRIFAPTPTPIGIINPSTSDKGKQIDGAQQRQDPTPSGEVDEFLRIIKKSDYRVIDQLNQTPSKISMLSLLMCSEAHREALVKFLRTAHVPQEISVCQFEGVVNNIATSLSLVLSRVLVDTGSSLYVMPKSSFAKLTIEGLVMKPSELIVRAFDGTRRTVIGEVNLPMKIGPHIFLITFFVMDIYLAYSCLLGRPWIHSAGAVTSKLHQKLKFLADDKLVVVEGEEDIMVSHLASFRYVEGEGEIREVTFQSFEVINVEMVCPARDESKDAESPMASLKDALTIIKDGHPQGWGRLLELPANKDRTGLGYNSQNLKKSAPIATRGSVLPLSDNFSSAGYLDDNRICAVEEEEEEEEDDGLIFTKTDGNGATKWTEFEIPKVTLIEISSSTTTNDNSATVSYNFDNPINQADEECEEEAELPEELARLLKREEKVIQPHEESVEVINLGTDEEAKEVRVGSALQDEVKTKLIELLKEYKDVFA; the protein is encoded by the exons ATGCCTTATAGCCACATTCTACCATATTTATTGAGGGGATCACTTGTGCAACTAAGAGAGTTAGGACCCCCTCCAGCGGTTCTTCCTCCCGGTTATGATGCAAATGCCCGCTGTGAATTTCATTCTGGCGCTCCCGGGCATTCGATCGAGAATTGTAAAGCATTAAAATACAAGGTTCAAGATCTTATTGACTCTAAGGCAATCACGTTCGCCCCCAAGAGGCCGAATGTGAATAATAACCCGATGCCCCCTCACAACAATGCATCGGTGAATATGATGGAAGCTGGCAATGGAAGGAAATTGATGGCCTGTGTGGACGAGTTAAAAACACCACTCATCGAGATCAAGAATGCTTTAATGAAGAATAATGTCTTTCCCATCTGTGGTAATTCCTGTGAACACTGTCTGATTAACCCGCAACAATGTGGAACATTGAAGTCTGTCATACAACAATTAATGAACCAAGGGATCTTGGTGGTAGACTGTCCGTCCACAAAGGAAGATGTGTCTACCCTCGAGATACCATACGATGAAGTCCCTCCTCTGCAAATTCCATATGACTTCTCTCAGTTAACTCTATCGACAAATCTTGTTACTCCAATCGTAATAACAGTTCCCACACCATTCCCATATGTTGACACCAAGGCAGTCCCATGGATGTATGACACCTCAGTCTACATTCATGGTCAGATGGTGCAAGAAGAACCGTTGAAGTCTAGTGACCCAATGATCAATATCACCGGCACTAGCGGAGTCACGAGAAGTGGAAGGATATTTGCACCGACACCCACTCCAATTGGAATTATCAATCCTTCAACTTCAGACAAAGGCAAACAAATTGATGGCGCTCAGCAAAGACAAGACCCCACACCTTCAGGTGAAGTAGACGAGTTCTTACGCAtcatcaagaagagcgattatCGAGTAATTGATCAACTTAACCAGACACCCTCGAAGATCTCAATGTTGTCTCTATTGATGTGCTCGGAGGCCCATAGGGAGGCTTTGGTAAAGTTTCTGAGGACAGCTCATGTACCACAAGAGATATCAGTTTGTCAGTTTGAAGGAGTAGTTAACAATATCGCTACTAGCTTAAGCTTAG TCCTATCAAGAGTTTTGGTAGACACTGGGTCTTCCCTCTATGTGATGCCTAAGAGTTCCTTTGCTAAACTAACTATTGAAGGACTCGTAATGAAGCCGAGTGAGCTTATAGTAAGAGCATTTGATGGGACTAGAAGGACTGTAATCGGTGAGGTGAATTTGCCTATGAAGATTGGTCCCCATATTTTCCTTATCACTTTCTTCGTAATGGATATCTATCTAGCCTACAGTTGTCTGCTTGGGAGGCCTTGGATCCATTCAGCTGGTGCAGTCACTTCAAAACtccaccaaaaattgaaattcttAGCTGATGATAAGCTAGTTGTTGTCGAGGGTGAGGAGGACATTATGGTAAGTCACCTCGCATCTTTCCGATACGTTGAAGGAGAAGGGGAGATAAGAGAAGTCACATTCCAATCATTTGAAGTTATCAATGTTGAAATGGTTTGCCCAGCAAGGGATGAATCAAAAGATGCCGAATCTCCCATGGCATCTCTTAAAGACGCCCTGACAATTATAAAGGATGGACACCCCCAAGGATGGGGAAGATTGCTTGAACTCCCTGCCAACAAGGACCGCACCGGTTTGGGATACAACTCCCAGAATTTGAAGAAGTCCGCGCCGATAGCTACAAGGGGATCAGTGCTCCCGCTGTCCGACAACTTCTCAAGTGCTGGTTACCTGGATGACAATCGTATTTGTGCcgtggaagaagaagaagaagaagaagaagatgatggcTTGATCTTCACAAAGACTGATGGAAATGGTGCCACCAAATGGACCGAGTTTGAAATACCTAAAGTGACCTTGATTGAAAT ATCATCCTCGACAACCACCAATGACAATTCTGCTACAGTCTCATACAACTTTGACAACCCGATTAATCAAGCTGATGAAGAGTGTGAGGAAGAGGCCGAACTCCCAGAAGAATTGGCAAGGCTGCTCAAGCGAGAGGAAAAAGTCATTCAGCCGCACGAAGAATCAGTGGAAGTGATTAACCTTGGGACAGATGAGGAAGCGAAAGAAGTCCGAGTCGGCTCCGCTCTACAAGACGAGGTGAAGACAAAATTGATTGAGCTCTTGAAGGAATACAAAGATGTGTTTGCATag